In Terriglobia bacterium, the genomic stretch ACTTTGGGCGTCATAGATCAGACTGCGACTTCAACCACGCGCACTTTGCCGCCCCGGTTCACTAGTTTCGCGGCAGCCAGGTACTCGCGAATGGCATCCCGGATGTTCTCCAATGCTTCTTTTTCCGTTGCGCCTTGGGAGTGGCAACCCGGCAGACCCGGGCACGAGACCGAATATCCTTCCTCGGATTTTCGCAATGTCACGGTGTACTTCATGGCTTCATTCTAATCGACGTCTGGGACCGTTCAGCGGCTTCCATTCGGGTACAGCAGGATCTTGCTGGCCTCGCCGGTTTTCAGGCGCTCCATGCCCTGGTTGAAGTCCTTCATCGCGAGCTTGTCGGTGATCACCGGGTGCAGGTCGAGTTTCCCGGCCTTGAGCAACGCGGTCATCTGGTACCAGGTCTGGAACATGCGGCGGCCGTTGATGCCCTGGACGGTGATGCCCTTAAAAATAATGTCTTCGGAAAAATTCACGGCGATGGGTTTGTTGGTCAGGCCGAGGAGAGAGATGCGTCCGCCACGGCGCACGATGTCGAAGGCTGTGCGGATCGCGTTGGTGTGCCCGGCCATCTCGCAGACCACGTCCACGCCGGTGCCGCCGGTCAGGTCCATGATGATCTGGCTCACGTCCTGGGTGGCGGGATCAAGCACGTAGTCGGCCTTCATCTGCTGCGCGATCTTGCGCCGATACTGGTTGACCTCGATGGCGAAGACCTGCGTGGCGCCGCACGCCCGCGCGACCGCGATGGCGAACAATCCGATCGGGCCGGTGCCGGTGATGGCCACGGTCTTAGCCGCGATCTCGCCCGCCAGTACGGTGTGCACGGCGTTGCCCAGAGGGTCGAGGATGGAAGCGTACTCCTGCGGGATGGCCGGGTCGAGTTTCCAGATATTCGATTCGGGGATGACGACGTACTCGGCAAAGGCGCCGTTCTGGTCCACGCCGATGATGGAAACGTGCTGGCAGATGTGCGCTTCGCCGGTGCGGCATTGCAGGCACTTGCCGCAGGCGACGTGCATTTCCGCCGAAACGAAATCGCCTTCCTTGACGCTGGTGACCTCGTCACCGACGGCGGACACGTTGCCGCAGAATTCGTGGCCGGGAATGAGCGGGGGATGAATGCGGTGCTGCGCCCAGGGGTCCCAGTTATAAATGTGCAGGTCGGTGCCGCAGACGCTGGCGACGCTGACCTTCACGAGCACGTCGGTGCGGCCGAAGGCGGGAATCTTGACTTCGCGGATCTCGGCGCCCGGCTTGGGCTCCGGCTTCATGACCGCCAGCATCGTGTCCGGCATGAAATCCTCGGCGCGCAGCATGGCCGCGCGCGGAAACTTCGGGCAAACTTGTAAGTTTAGCACGCGAGCCAAGGCGATGTTCGCTGCCGCAGCACGCGTGTACGCAGGCTCATGCCTAGCAAGCGTTCCGCGTTTCTGCAGCGGCTAAGGCCGAGTTATTGTGAGCCCTGTTTCGGCGGGGTGAAGCTCGCCGCTTCCACTTATAGCGGAATGTTTCCGTGCTTCTTGGGCGGGTTCTTGTCGCGCTTGGTTTGGAGCATCTCCAGCGCCTGGATCAGCTTCTTGCGAGTCTCGCGCGGCTGGATGACGGCGTCAATGTAGCCGCGCTCGGCGGCGACGTACGGGTTGGAATATTTCTCGCGGAATTCGGCAATCTTCGCCTGTCGCGCCGCCTCGCGATCCTTCGCCTTGTCCAGCTCGCGGCGGTAAACGATGTCCACCGCGCCTTCGGGGCCCATGACGGCGATCTCGGCGGTCGGCCAAGCATAGTTTACGTCGGCGCGAATGTGCTTGCTGGCCATGACGCAGTAGGCGCCGCCGTAGGCCTTGCGCGTGATCACCGTGATCTTGGGTACGGTGGCTTCGGCGAAGGCGTAGAGCAGCTTGGCGCCGTGCACGATGATCCCGCCATGCTCCTGGTTGACGCCGGGCAGAAACCCGGGCACGTCTTCAAAGGTGATCAGCGGAATGTTGAAGCAGTCGCAGAAGCGCACGAAGCGCGCGCCCTTGATGGAGCTGGCGATATCGAGCACGCCGGCCAAGAACGCGGGCTGGTTGGCCACCACGCCCACCGGCCGGCCGTTGAGGCGCGCGAAGCCGATGACGATGTTCCTGGCGTAGTGCTCCTGCACCTCGAAGAAATAGCCGTCGTCGATGACGGCGGTGATGGCGTCCTTGATGTCGTAGGGCTGGTTGGACTCGGCGGGCACGAGTTTGTCGAGGGCGGCGTCGGCGCGATCCATCGGGTCGGTGCAGTCGCGTCGCGGCGGATCTTCTAAATTATTCGACGGCACGAAGCTGAGCAGTTCGCGGATCATGCTCAGGCACTCGGCGTCGTCATGGGCCATGAAGTGGGCCACGCCGGACATGGCGTTGTGCGTCATGGCGCCGCCGAGCTCTTCCTTGGAGACCTCTTCGTGGGTGACGGTCTTGATGACGTCGGGGCCGGTGATGAACATGTAGGAAGTCTTTTCCAC encodes the following:
- a CDS encoding type II toxin-antitoxin system HicB family antitoxin, with the translated sequence MKYTVTLRKSEEGYSVSCPGLPGCHSQGATEKEALENIRDAIREYLAAAKLVNRGGKVRVVEVAV
- a CDS encoding acyl-CoA carboxylase subunit beta, whose protein sequence is MSSLEQKLDELKKRDHLAEQGGGEERRAKMHKEGKMSARERIAFLLDEGTFEETDKLVTHQCHDFGMQEQKYYGDGFVTGYGRIEGRLVFVFAQDFTVFGGSLSLANANKIVKAMDQAMRVGAPLVGLNDSGGARIQEGVMSLAGYADIFLRNTLASGVIPQISAIMGPCAGGAVYSPAITDFTLMVEKTSYMFITGPDVIKTVTHEEVSKEELGGAMTHNAMSGVAHFMAHDDAECLSMIRELLSFVPSNNLEDPPRRDCTDPMDRADAALDKLVPAESNQPYDIKDAITAVIDDGYFFEVQEHYARNIVIGFARLNGRPVGVVANQPAFLAGVLDIASSIKGARFVRFCDCFNIPLITFEDVPGFLPGVNQEHGGIIVHGAKLLYAFAEATVPKITVITRKAYGGAYCVMASKHIRADVNYAWPTAEIAVMGPEGAVDIVYRRELDKAKDREAARQAKIAEFREKYSNPYVAAERGYIDAVIQPRETRKKLIQALEMLQTKRDKNPPKKHGNIPL
- the tdh gene encoding L-threonine 3-dehydrogenase: MPDTMLAVMKPEPKPGAEIREVKIPAFGRTDVLVKVSVASVCGTDLHIYNWDPWAQHRIHPPLIPGHEFCGNVSAVGDEVTSVKEGDFVSAEMHVACGKCLQCRTGEAHICQHVSIIGVDQNGAFAEYVVIPESNIWKLDPAIPQEYASILDPLGNAVHTVLAGEIAAKTVAITGTGPIGLFAIAVARACGATQVFAIEVNQYRRKIAQQMKADYVLDPATQDVSQIIMDLTGGTGVDVVCEMAGHTNAIRTAFDIVRRGGRISLLGLTNKPIAVNFSEDIIFKGITVQGINGRRMFQTWYQMTALLKAGKLDLHPVITDKLAMKDFNQGMERLKTGEASKILLYPNGSR